A single region of the Cyclopterus lumpus isolate fCycLum1 chromosome 16, fCycLum1.pri, whole genome shotgun sequence genome encodes:
- the si:dkey-79d12.4 gene encoding zinc finger protein 91 isoform X1: protein MSEDSSSDEEWYESTKRQGHDVHPEPLKCWECGKKFSKIKTLMLHYKSHNIKATCHICKVTFRRLTSLSMHLDNAHLPPLCRKCNQYFSNSWELNKHAETQCIGSPLQKALSLISTPTYQSQNCDNFPIDRTAQQNTKSVHRDSLSKLSSQQRIKMRPERAATSENTVEYTVSEDDKDIDMESESEKADDSSSTESDDEDKTHAKSSGLCPDDPESDSGSSSSDSSSDSSYSPHSKKDPAALASVNSSLCAECGRGPFRSMKLHLLHCSGVRVKFQCSVCKKLFLTETCLKEHYMPLYSCEICSQVFPHENSYHCHQCPKGTKSPLALFCSESMPPACNICKNFFTCEKTLLNHVTIVHTSVVSTKVCIITNPSALTDTKVSPGVLGSAVQLANSCPIEVNQVMNGKLCVGQTYAGSLSSPSPVSTSSHADGPCATICMASSAAPVRSVKDGAQGPKNQSLSRHPASLIVLPGATDTSPAPAASDPITPPMPSIMALFENDSHDVAMMKRMNTGWRSKTPYPCRQCGAILRQPSFIISHRYLHRGHRSHKCQCGRAFKHQLHLLRHCVRHAETASYICVSCGETFTGAKLFAEHMRGKSRKKSFSGRTWKRKVKKKCRMPFTCDCGQLFFRPSAYIWHQLKNRTKTKQLKKPLK from the coding sequence ATGTCTGAAGACTCAAGCAGTGATGAAGAATGGTATGAATCCACAAAAAGGCAGGGGCATGATGTACACCCAGAGCCATTGAAATGTTGGGAATGTGGCAAAAAATtcagcaaaataaaaaccttgatgTTGCACTACAAAAGCCATAATATCAAAGCCACCTGCCACATCTGCAAGGTTACTTTCCGACGCCTGACGTCCCTTTCTATGCACCTGGATAATGCACACTTGCCACCCCTCTGCAGAAAGTGCAATCAGTATTTCAGTAACTCGTGGGAGTTGAACAAGCATGCAGAGACACAGTGCATCGGCTCTCCACTTCAAAAAGCTCTTTCTCTGATTTCTACACCCACATATCAGAGTCAGAACTGTGACAACTTTCCTATTGACAGGACTGCACAGCAAAACACAAAGTCAGTGCATCGTGACTCATTGTCCAAGTTGAGTTCTCAACAAAGAATTAAGATGAGGCCTGAGAGAGCTGCGACATCTGAAAACACGGTTGAGTATACAGTGAGTGAAGATGATAAAGATATTGACATGGAAAGTGAATCTGAGAAAGCAGATGACTCCTCAAGCACTGAATCTGATGACGAAGATAAGACACACGCTAAATCTTCAGGCTTGTGTCCAGATGATCCAGAATCAGACAGTGGCTCAAGTTCCTCTGATTCTTCAAGTGACTCCTCTTATAGTCCGCATTCTAAAAAAGACCCTGCAGCCCTTGCTAGTGTTAATAGTTCATTATGTGCTGAATGTGGAAGAGGGCCATTTCGGTCAATGAAGCTCCATTTGTTGCACTGTAGTGGTGTGCGGGTAAAATTTCAATGTTCAGTGTGCAAGAAGCTCTTTCTAACTGAGACATGTCTTAAGGAACACTACATGCCTTTGTATTCCTGTGAAATCTGTAGCCAAGTTTTCCCTCATGAGAACTCGTACCATTGCCACCAGTGTCCCAAGGGAACCAAATCACCTCTGGCCCTCTTTTGTTCAGAGTCGATGCCGCCAGCGTGTAACATATGCAAAAACTTTTTCACTTGCGAGAAAACTCTGTTAAACCATGTCACCATAGTTCACACGTCAGTGGTCAGCACCAAGGTGTGCATTATTACCAATCCATCCGCATTGACTGACACAAAGGTTTCACCAGGTGTCCTTGGCTCAGCAGTCCAGTTAGCCAACAGTTGTCCAATTGAGGTCAACCAGGTCATGAATGGAAAACTCTGTGTTGGTCAAACCTATGCAGGGTCTCTGTCCAGCCCTTCCcctgtctccacctcctcccacgCAGACGGACCGTGTGCCACTATATGCATGGCGTCCTCTGCTGCACCTGTTAGATCGGTGAAAGACGGCGCCCAAGGTCCAAAGAACCAGTCTTTAAGCCGTCATCCTGCATCTTTAATTGTCCTTCCTGGTGCCACCGACACAAGTCCAGCCCCTGCAGCCTCTGACCCCATCACTCCGCCAATGCCCTCGATTATGGCCTTGTTTGAGAACGACAGCCACGACGTGGCCATGATGAAACGTATGAACACAGGCTGGCGTTCCAAGACCCCTTACCCCTGCAGGCAGTGCGGTGCCATCTTACGGCAGCCCTCCTTCATCATCAGCCACCGCTACCTCCACAGAGGCCACCGCTCACACAAGTGCCAGTGTGGTCGAGCTTTCAAGCACCAGCTGCACCTGCTGCGGCATTGCGTTCGGCACGCGGAGACCGCAAGCTACATCTGTGTCAGCTGCGGGGAGACTTTCACAGGAGCCAAACTCTTTGCTGAGCACATGAGAGGCAAGTCACGGAAGAAATCCTTTTCTGGACGTACATGGAAACGTAAAGTTAAGAAAAAGTGCCGGATGCCCTTTACTTGTGACTGTGGACAACTTTTTTTTAGGCCTTCGGCTTACATATGGCACCAACTTAAAAACAGGACCAAAACTAAACAATTGAAGAAGCCCTTGAAATGA
- the si:dkey-79d12.4 gene encoding zinc finger protein 70 isoform X2: MKNGSLSSPSPVSTSSHADGPCATICMASSAAPVRSVKDGAQGPKNQSLSRHPASLIVLPGATDTSPAPAASDPITPPMPSIMALFENDSHDVAMMKRMNTGWRSKTPYPCRQCGAILRQPSFIISHRYLHRGHRSHKCQCGRAFKHQLHLLRHCVRHAETASYICVSCGETFTGAKLFAEHMRGKSRKKSFSGRTWKRKVKKKCRMPFTCDCGQLFFRPSAYIWHQLKNRTKTKQLKKPLK; encoded by the exons ATGAAGAATG GGTCTCTGTCCAGCCCTTCCcctgtctccacctcctcccacgCAGACGGACCGTGTGCCACTATATGCATGGCGTCCTCTGCTGCACCTGTTAGATCGGTGAAAGACGGCGCCCAAGGTCCAAAGAACCAGTCTTTAAGCCGTCATCCTGCATCTTTAATTGTCCTTCCTGGTGCCACCGACACAAGTCCAGCCCCTGCAGCCTCTGACCCCATCACTCCGCCAATGCCCTCGATTATGGCCTTGTTTGAGAACGACAGCCACGACGTGGCCATGATGAAACGTATGAACACAGGCTGGCGTTCCAAGACCCCTTACCCCTGCAGGCAGTGCGGTGCCATCTTACGGCAGCCCTCCTTCATCATCAGCCACCGCTACCTCCACAGAGGCCACCGCTCACACAAGTGCCAGTGTGGTCGAGCTTTCAAGCACCAGCTGCACCTGCTGCGGCATTGCGTTCGGCACGCGGAGACCGCAAGCTACATCTGTGTCAGCTGCGGGGAGACTTTCACAGGAGCCAAACTCTTTGCTGAGCACATGAGAGGCAAGTCACGGAAGAAATCCTTTTCTGGACGTACATGGAAACGTAAAGTTAAGAAAAAGTGCCGGATGCCCTTTACTTGTGACTGTGGACAACTTTTTTTTAGGCCTTCGGCTTACATATGGCACCAACTTAAAAACAGGACCAAAACTAAACAATTGAAGAAGCCCTTGAAATGA